CACAGTGGTTCTGGCAGACAcgaaaaacataacataaaaatgattAGATAATTACCACTTTGCTAGGTGTTAAGAAGaatgatgaaatattaaaatgaagcCTAACTAGATGGGGGTGATGGTGTTGGCAAGGAAGTTAATTTAGATTGGGTGGTCAGGCAATGTCTATCTGATGTCAAATTTAAGGAAAGGATAAGAAGATGTCAACTGCATCAAGTTTTGGGGAAGAGTGTTCTAAGCAAAGGAACTAGCATATGCAAACATTCTGAGGCAGAAAAGAATTAACGGATTCAGGAAACTGGAAGAGGATCTCATATGCGGCCAGAGAACATAGAGAATAACGGTATGTGATGAAGTCAGGACCAAATCCTTAGCAGTTGAACAGGTCCATTCTCACTTAACCTGCCTTCTAGTCTTATTAGGTACCCTCTTTGTTTCCCCCAACACTACTTGTTGTTGTCAGAAGGATTTTAGTAAGGGGAACATGACAATTaagtaaagagaaggaaatatggtTATTACAGAAAGAGTAATGTGGATCCAGCCTGGTCTTATTGTTTGGGCTACCATTAAAAGTCAGATGCTGGACTGCAGGATCCAAAGTTTTCAAAACCTGCTCAATCAACTAATATATGATATACCTTGGTGTCCAGCTTGTATTTTGCTTGCCATTGGTGATAGTAAACTGAGGCCCTGGAAAAACTGAGAAGCCTCAGAAGCTTGGACTCTAGCTTCTACTTTCAGCTGTCAGACTACTATATAGTTATTCACATACCTCATCGGTCAATATTTCTTTACTATATCAAATAAGGAAAGGGCCCAATGACATCcaataatgacaatgatgatgatgatgatcacaATGATGATAACTACTAAAATAATAACATGCATTGAATATCTCTTATGTGCCAAGggttttacatgcattatctcttttaatccttgtAACAGTCTAGTGAGGTAAGGTAGATACTAGTATATCCATTTCACACATGAGGTATTTAAAGATCAGGGAGGCTAATTTACTTGTCTAAGTTCACAGAGCCAGGACTCACAAGCTAGTCTGTCTGAGTGATGAGCCCACTCTTTTAAGCATAATTGAATATACTGTAATTCTCCCAGATAGCAAAATATACAAATGGGTATCTGGAAATTTTGCACATGCCAGTGCCTATAAGGCTGAATATTTACCTAAATTTCTTACTTTTATCCAGATGCCTGGCTTCGTATAGGCCAAACTGAACTGTGACCTGAGCAGAGGTATCTACCCTTTCTCAAGTCATTGCCTTCACACCCCAATTCATGTTTTTCTCAAAGGATTTCCTATTTGCATTCTGGTTTAAGAATCAAGtccttaaacttacacaaacTACCATTGTGAGCTTCAGTTATCCTTTGAGAGCATGGCATGTAATCAGCCTCCTTAAGTACTTTGAATTAAGTGATACGCAGAGAACAGCTTGCCTTTAATAGATCTCCTTACCTGATCTCAATGGGACCCTGTCTCaggtattaaaaagaaaaaaaccaattagCTGTAATTGCTGCTCTCCGTGGATATGTTGCGTTCTCATTGGCAGACAGCAGCtggtgtggggaggaggcagtgacTCAAATTTTCCAGGTGGAAATAtccctcccccttcttcttcaccacatttctctttccctccaatGCATTCTATGACCCATGTATCTCTAAGACCTATGGCTTCATATTCAGCAATATGGGTATTAGAAATGGATGATCTCCTCAACAGAGGCCAGTCTCATTCCCAAAAAGTCAGGTCACTTGAACTTCCTTACAGTCTGTGCATCTACAATTAAGTATAAACATTTACTGGATGAAGGCTGTATGTCTAAGACTGTGTAGGTGGTCCACTGGTTAGACTGGAGAGTTTTCAAGGTAAATTCACATGAAACTTCTTCTTTTCGTGCCCAGAAGAGTGCTATATACAGAGtagatgtttatatttaaatttatgtttaacatatttatatgttaaatttatatttaaatgtgttaaaaatatgaatgaataattTAGGCTGCCTTTCCAAGGGCTCAAGGCAACGTTAGTCTCTGACCCTAAGAGGAAATGTTCAAGATTCTCCACTCCTCACCATAAATTCTGTCAAATTTTCCCCAAGACAAATCTAAGACTTCGAGCACTGGAAGTATCCTTAAGACATTATATAGTTCAGCCTCTACTTTAGGCAGGTAAACAACTACCCTGTAGTATAAATAGCAGCATTATATACTAGAAGAACAATTGACTAATTGTCAAACAGGTCTGACCATCCCCTCACTAATTGTGTGAATTAGTTGTCAttcaattattgtatttattaaaacaaagtttatttgAATGCCTCTTCTGTGTCAGGCTCCACTCTAGGTAGTGGGAAGAGCTAGAGGCGAAAGTGGAGTGGACAGAAATGAATAAGACACGTTCTTTGTCTTTAAGGAACTCATTATTAAGTGGAGAGGCAGATACATATGCAAAGAATTACAGTAGATGTGATCAAtgctaaaatagaaatatatgcaaagtgctttAGTGGCatagtggggggaaaaaagcctaaCTTTAGAGGAATGGTGAAAGATTAGGTGATGCTACACAGAATTTGTGACATTTGACATTTGATATTTGAGTTGGGCTTTCATAGATGAAAATGAGTTAACCCAGGAGAGGTGAGGAAGAGGTAAAAATGGAAACAGTGTGTGTAAAGTCATGGAGTCATCTTGATTGGGGATCCTTATGGCAGAAGTTGATTAAACACAGGAGAGATGTGGACAAATTTCCATTACAGGAAGATCACTCTGGTGACAGTGTAAAGAAGAGCCTAGGAAACCATTCTCAGTTCATGCCTGAGCCCTTGCCAGCCATTATGGTTGCACTGCCAGGGTGCACTGAGAAGAACATCAGATATACAGCTTGTATTATTCCTGCTTGGGTTTCCCATTCTAGAAATGGAAACACATCAAGCTGTTAGAAATTGTTATACTCGATGGATGTTGAGATCCCCTATCTTGGATGATAGTAAcaaatgttaaattaaatatCTATGCTATGcacatttttttggtatttaGGGTACTGTAGAGGAAATACAGAAGTAATAATGACAAGGTCCCTGCACTTAGAGAGCTTATAACTTACTTGTGAGAGAAGAGAAGCCTCCGAAAAGTCTAGAAATGCTTCCGTGCTGATACATAAAAGTGAGCTACTTAACAATTCTACTTTTTGTATAATTTACAATGAATTGTTAAACTTTAATGACTTTTCAATGAGTAATTTATTTACATGATTCCCATCTCAAAAGGTACACTTCCCCTCCATTTACCTTCTCTACAAAGAAGCAATCAATATCACCAAATTCATATGAATCTTTCTAGAACAGTCTATGCATCTAGAATTaagtataaatattatttcttttatgtttagttATACAAATGGTGCAATACTATACACATTGCATTACATCTTGTTTTTTGTACTTGCAACATATCCTagagatctttccatatcagcACATGCAGAGCTGACTCActcttttatgttattttgtttgtttatgaatatattatattCCACTGTGTAAATGTGCTTTAATTTATTGAGCCAGTTAGgttgattttaatcttttttcaaataaataattctgaaatgaaaaactaaaataaattttaatcccATGAAGTTTTTATCTCATGCATTTTTCTTAAGACTTTAGGTAGGGAAAGGAGACAGGCTGAAATTTAGATTGCattacattatttttctccttcttctcactTCCTATCTAACTCATTTTTCCCTAAGAAAAGTCATCTGCGGTAATGTCTTCTGTAGTCCAAGACAACCATTTTGAATACTACAAGATTCTAGGTTCCCCTCGGTTAGTAGATGATGGATTTAATCCTAAGTAAATCTTGGGCTCAAATTCACATTCAGATTTCAATGCTGTCTGGCTGAATGGTCCTCAGCAAGTGAGTTAATCTCTGTGACTCAGTCGtgatatctgtaaaatggggataataacagaagCTAACTTACTGTGTTGCTGTGAGGCTTTAGCACAATAATCCATGCAAAGAACTTAGTGTAGTACCTGGCACCTACAAAATGTTCAATAGAAAAAAGCTCAACACACTTTCTGTTCATTAGTGTGAAGAAAGTTGATGGAACAAAGGAAAACTCATCATTTTCACAGTAAGTATCCTTGACACTGTAGAAATGTTTCCACTTTGTTGGGGTTTTCAGAAAGTGCTAAGAGCCACTAAAAAATCAAACTTCCTTTTGATGAGGTATACATTCCTCAACGCACCAATTTTCTCAGAGCTACCTTTATATCCTTGTTCCTTAGGGTGTAAATAATAGGGTTGAGCGCAGGGGTAAGCACTGTATACAAAAGGGAAAGCAACTTCAGTAAGTCTTCATCCTGAGGCCCTGATGGAAAGCCATAGACAATGCCCAGTGTCCCATAATACAGACAGACCACTGTCAGATGGGAGGAACAAGTGGAGAAGGCCCTCTGCTTCCCTGTGATAGAAGGAATTCTCAGAATGGTGGAGATGATGCAAGTATAAGAAGCCAGATTTAGCAGGAAGGGGCCGAGGGCGAATAAAGAGGTGCATATAAAAGAGATAATCTCAGCTACTTGAGTATCAGTGCAGGCCAGTTTCATGATGGGCTTCAAATCACAGAAGAAGTGGTCAATCTCATTGGCAGCACAGAATGTTAACCGAAAAATGAAGACCATGAGAAGAATAGGTGCCACAAATCCAGCCACCCAAGAGGCACCAGCTAGCTGTAAGCAACCACAGTGGTCCATAATGGTGGAGTAATGCAACGGGTTACAGATGGCTATGTAGCGATCATAAGACATTACAGCCAGGAAGAAGCATTCTGTAGCCACCAAggcagcaaaaaaataaaactggcaaGCACAGCCTGGGAAAGAAATAGGTACATGAGCTGATAGCAATGTCCTCAACATCGTGGGCTCAATGGTAGTGGTATAGCTAATCTCTAAGCAGGAGAAGTGGCcaagaaagaaatacatagggGTGTGCAGGGAGTGATCAGTTGACACCACAGTTAGGATTACAATGTTGCTTATGAGAGTCATCACATAGATGACCAGAAATACCCcgaaaagaagaaactgaaggccGTGGAGATCCCCCAAACCCAAAAGGATAAATTCTGAAACTTGagtcatattttcttcttctctgctgACCATGATTTGGAtctaaaaaaaatatgaagaattacCATTGAGCAAATgctatttttaggaaaaaaatcaaactgctAGAGATATCATGCATATTGAGAGTAATTGGCTTCTTCCTGGATGCTCAGGATCCTTAATCTTAATTAACAAATTTGACCACAGTCTCCCGGGGGCCATTTGGAAAGTTAATCCATAACTTCAGTTACCTCACCTTATATAGAACGTATGAGACTTTGAGACTGTGACTATGACATCTAAATATACACACTTTgctgatatttattttgaaaaaaatagagggaaaatgtTCTATCTGTGGAAATCTTACCCTGGTTGTTCCTACAGCTACTAGTGGTTTTATCATCAGCACTGAATATTCTGAATCACCTATGTGTAATTTGTATAAGATCtattattaaaatctatttttgttttagaaattccATACCAATTAAATTATACCAATTGAATTTCATCATGTCAAAAGATGTCTAATTCTTAAAACTTATTTTGATAGCAAGTTCTCTAAACATTAGTAGAGGAGGCATAGTGGAGTGAGAGTGAAATAGTGATGACAGGGAGATGATAGGAGAAAGAGACATACCTGaattcaaattctagctctgccacttaatggCTGTGTGTCTTTGAGTAAGTCACTTCACTTATCTGACagtcagtttccttgtctataggATAACAAATTAATTATGTGTAACATGTTTTGCACAATCACTGGTCCATATTAGACATTTaatacattcattcatccattcaacaatatttattgaatgcctactatgtgtcaaacTCTTTGAAAGTTGCCTGGAGTAAAATCATGAAAAAGTCAAGATTTGTTTTACCAAATCAGGAATACTCTCTATGTCTCACGGAGTTAACATTTAGTGTGAGAGAAAGACTATAAATAAGGAAAGATACCCATAAAATAATCTTGAGTTGTTTactatgaatttaaaaaacaaggacCCAAAATAAGAAATATGCTGTATATATGTGTGCTTGGGAGAGGGGTATTTTGGTTGGTGTCATCAAGAAAAGCCTAAGAAAATGAGACCTAAAAATATGGGAAGGAAATAGTCATGCAGGAGTTGAGAGTGGGGGTAAGAGAGAGTAtgcagggcagagggaacagactTTAAGGAGAAATGATTTCGAGTGTttgaaaaactgaacaaaaacaaCATATGGTGGAAGGggagttggagagagagagagaaacagagagagacaaaagcagacagagatgaagaagaaagacatAGGAAAAATAGGAAAGGGTCAGATCATTCAGGTCTTTGTAGGCCATGCTATCGAATGTAGATTTTAAATATGgtaggatacaaagtcaatatataaaaatcagttgcatttctatacactaacaatgaaatagcagaaaaagaaatcaagaatacaatcccatttacaatcgtgacagaaagaataaaatacccagaaataaatttaacaaaggagataaaagacctttacactgaaatctataaaacattgttgaaagaaatcaaagaaaactcaaagaaatagaaagatattctatgcttaCAGATTGGAAAAATTAgtgtatttaaaatgtccatattacctaaggcaatctacagtttcaatacaatctctatcagaatcccaacatttttcagataaatagaacaaagaatcctaaaatttacgtggaacagcaaaggaccctgaatagtcaaagcaatcctgagaaaaaagaacaaagctggaggccccacactcactgatttcaaagtatactacaaagttttagtaatcaaagcagcatgatATTGGAAGACAAACAGATGCACAGACCAGTGGAACAGGattgagggcccagaaataaacccacacattaaTGAATTAGTAAGCAATTTTTGACAAGGGatccaaaaacatacaatggagaaaggaaagtctcttcaataaatggtgttgtgaaaactggacagtcacatgcaaaagaatgaaactagaccactatcttacaccatacacaaaaattaactcaaaatagattaaagatttgaatttaagatctgaaactgtaaaactcctagaagaaaacataggcagtacgctctttgacatcagtcttagtatcTTCTTGAATGTATCTCCtcaaggaagggaaacaaaagaaaaaataaacaaatgggactacatcaaactataaagcttctacgtggcaaaagaaaccatcaacaaaatgaaaagacaacctaccatttgggagaagatatttgcaaatcatacatccaataaggggttaacatccaaaatgtataaataactcatacaactcaacaacaaaaaaccaaacaacttgattaaaaaatgggcagaggatctgaacagacattttccacagaagatatagagatggccaacaggcacatgaaaagatgaccaACGTCAcgaattattagggaaatgcaaatcaaaaccacaatgagatatcaccttatgcccaacagaatggctattattaaagagacaagaaataacaagtgttaaagAGGATGCGGAGAAaggggaatcctcatacactgctggtgggtatgtaaactggtgcagccactatggaaaacagtatggagattcttcaagaaattaaaaatagaactaccatatgatccagctattccacttctgaatatttatccaaagaacacaaaagcactaattcaaaaagatatatgcgactctatgttcattgcaggattattcataatagccaagacttggaaacaacctaagtgcccagtgatggatgaatggataaagaagacattgcatatatacacaatggaatactagtcagctataaaaaagatgaaatcctgccatttacaacaacatggatggaccttgcaagaggctattatgctaagtgaaataagtccaatggagaaagccaaataccatatgattttactcatacgtggaaaattaaaaacaatgagaacaacaaaaaacacatagAGAATAGATTGATGGTTACGAGGAGAAGAGGGGTGCAGGGAGGGCAAAAGGCGTAAAaaggcacatttgtatggtgacagatggcaactagatttttgatggtgaacacagaagtggaaatataatgatgtgcacctgaaatttatgtaatgttataaaacaatatgtcctgaataaaaaataaaattaacaaagaaatcaaaaaataaataaaagtttcagtTTCTAATTGGAAAACATATTGTAGGAAATCATTGGAGAGTGTTAAGCAGCATTATGACCAAATTTACAGCTTAAAATcacttttttagattttattttttcctttttctccccaaagccccctggtaccgtagctgtatatttttagttgtgggtccttctagttgtggcatgtgggatgccgcttcagcatggcctgatgagcggtgccacatctgcacccaggatctgaacccctgaaaacctgggccgccgaaatagagctcgcgaacttagccacttggccatggggcaggcccctaaaATCACTTTTGATGCTGTCTAATAAATGAACTAGAGGAAGAACTTCCGGGACAGAATGAGATAGTTAAGAGACTATTTCAGCGGACCACATGAGAGATGATAGTAAACCTGAATAAAGTGGTTGCAAAGAAGATGGAGAGAATACAGGTTCAAGACACATTTTGGAGATACAAATGTCAGGACTTACTAAGAAGTTAGATGTGAGGAGTGATCAAAAGTGAACTATCAAAGATAACTCCAGGGTTTCTGGTTTGAGTAACTGATTTCATTTAATTAGATGGTGATAATGTGGAGGGAAAGCTGAGGAGGAACACAAGTTCAATTTGGAAGTACTAAGTTTGAGATGTTTATGAGAATTCTGGGTGGAGAAGTAGACAGCTGGATTTGAGAGTATGTAGCCCTGAGAAGAAGGCTGGAATGGGATATAAATTTAGGAATCATCAGAATATAGGTAATATTCAAAGCCCTGAGACTGGATAAGATGACTTACAGAGAGATTATGAATATAGAAGAATGCCCTACACTGAGCTTTAAGACTCTCTTAAGCctgacagagaaggagaagtaaGGAAAGGATATTGAAAAGGAGGATTCAGTGAGGTAAGATGAAAACCAGGAGGAAACAGAATAACAGAAGCCATATTTCAAGAGAATTGTTGATTGTGTTGAAAGCTGTTGTGAAGttaaaatgaagacacagaatAGTCTCTTATGTTTGGTTACACAGATAATAGATTCAGTAGAGTGGAGGAAACTTAAGGGAAACAGAAAGATTGCGTGGTAACCATAGAGATGATCAGTGAGCCTGCCGTTTGTATGCTGACAGGAATAATCCAGCATAGAGAGGATATTAATGATGCATAATTAAATAAGGAGCTAACTTTGAGGGTGAAATCTTTTAGAAAGTAAGAGGAGATGGGATACAGACCACAAGTGGAGGGGTGAACTTTTGGTAAGTGCAAAAACACCTCATCTTTTTAACAagaggaagaatggagaaaatagatGCAGTTGTAGTTAAGTTGCTACATTTAACTTTAGAAAGATGATGGAGTCtgtttttaatgatttctgttttcttaatgaaGTAGGAGGTGAGGTCATCATGTAAAAGAGAGGGTCGAGGAGGACTCATGGGAGGTTTGAGGGCAGAGGAAAAGCTGTAAAATAGTCATATCTGGAAATGAGAAGGCTATCCTTCTAGAACAAATATTGCAATTTCCAGGCAGTATTGAGTAGCACTTTGACCTTTGAGATCATAAATTTAATAAGGTGAAACCAGACTGCTTTCTTGCATGATCTTCTCTGGCAATGTTTAGCTGCCAGGATGGAGTAGGCAAATAGTTGGTTTCAATCAGATTTGAAGTTTGCCAAATGCAAAcaatggaggaaaggaggagcaAAAGAGTTGGgggacatttgaaaaaaaaagttataatgaAGGACCATATGATAAGTTTTAAGTCTTTCCCACTTCCTTCTAGTGATTATTAAAGAAAGGACTTTAGAAACATTTGACGGACGCTTTAATAGTGTAACTGAAAAAGAAGATCCAGGCAGGTACAGTGTCTTTCCTCGCATCCCAGATCCAGTCAGTAATAGTCCAGGAACTAATATCCAGGTCTCATTTTCTAGTTCTTGCTCTTTCCATTACAGCACACTCTTaaactttctgctttcttttcatctctcttcaGTGCCCTGCCCTTAATGTGTAATATGTAAGTTCCTGAAAAAAGACTTACCTTCATTTTAGTAAATTTGCATGTCAGGAGCTTAATACCCTTCAAAGAACTTTCAGGTCCATCATCATTTTTAATCTCCCCAACTATCTTGCAAGATATTTGGGAGCAGGTCTTTGATTTGTCATTTgacttttcagatgagaaaatggagaataaTGATTATTACAGTACCACATTGTACTTGTATTTCAATCATAACTCTTTCTCTTGGAGATAAAAAGTTAATCTGTTGTAAGTTGATGTAAGTGTGAATTTACAAGATGCTAAGTTTATTATGAACCAGGAGTTTTTGTCAGGTAACTGGATAATAAGAACCACATGGAGATTGCCATCATCTGAGCTGAACAACAAATATAAGAAATTGAGATGGATTTCTATGATGGTGACAAAAAACCTGCTTTAGGAAAAAGAGGTTTAGAGGACAGGATGAAGTAAACTGTTTCAGAGATATGGTGGGTATCTCTCTCCTTcgggaaaaaggagagagaaggcattccaggcagggagaaTAATGTGAGAAAAGGTCCAGTAACCTGAGGACCATATTGGCCATTGATTTTGGAAAGATTGCTCGAGAAAATTGAGTAGGGGGCTTAGGAAAGAAAAGGGGGAACCACACACATTTTTGAAGAAAGgccagaaaaagattttaaaaatgagtcgGAGAAGTGGGAGAAACAAAGAGAGTCATAGCACAGAGtccaaggaaggaaaggaaccATCAGAATTGTTACTAAAGAAGGTGTTGTGAATATTGGAATGCTGGGGCAAGAATCCTGACTGCACTGAGGTGGGGAggtgaaaagtaaaaacaacagaTGTGGGTTATTATTTCAAGAAAACTGTTGGTGaagtaaaggagagagagagagaaccaaaaaACTAGAGGTAAAAGACAGGACTGACCAAGATTCTAGGCGAAAAGTCTAAGTCTAGAGAGAGGGAAATATGAAAGACATGCAAAGGAGTGAGTGATGGAGCAAGGAGGGTATCAGTGGAGGTTAGAGGGGATGGGATGGGGAAATACACAAGTGGAGGTATCTTCAAGCAATAAAGAAAGATCATCTTTTAGAAGAGGAGAAGGGCATAAAGATGGGTGTGGATAATGATTATCAAGATAATTACCTCATCTTTTTCCTTCCACTTGAATTTGGAAACTTAAGTGATCCCGAGGTGGCTACGATGAGACCATGTAGAGATGTTCACTTTGCTTCCTCAGAGTCTGTCTTCTTGTTCCATCTGTATATGTGGAGCCCCAAATTCTTAGCAGAGACCAAATTAGGTTGCTAAAACAGGTAGCTGGTTTGCTGTACCACTACTATGTTGCTTGACCAGGAGTAGACCCAGCAACAGCATGACAGACAAGTCATTATATGTCCTTTAAAAAGATTCGACAAGACCTTAAGAATCATCGCTCTCCAATCTTCCCTTTTATATCTGcacaattatatttttcttcctaccttccttGGAGCCCACCAGGCttccaaaaggaagaacaaagtgtACTTCACCTAAAGGGACTTTCGGTTTTCAAGTAGTTGTGGTCAAAGTATTTTTAGCTCTTGCAGTGCCCTCCTTTGGATTTAGAAAGGCATAATGCTTGCCaatgtatttatcttttaaatactCCTACAACCTTCTGCAAGCGGGGACTGGTAGATACAGTTCAAACAAGAAAACCAATTATCTTTAAGTTTGGCTCCCAGGGGAACATTGCTTTTTAATTGAGAGATCAATGTTGGAGTCTCATGACATTCTGAACTTCCATTCAGTGACTGCTGACTAATGGTGTCAAATTGAATATTGGAGTATCTGACATGTCACATGGGTCAGAGCCACAATCCATCTAGGCCAGTCTCCAGAGGCTGCTAAAAGAACCAAAAAATAGCTTGGGGATGATACAAcgtgaaaagaagtgaaactagTGACAGAAATCTGGGTTCTAGACCTGGATCTCCCACTGTGTGTGCAATCTGGTGTGTCACTTATCTCTACTCAATCCCAGTTTTATTCTACTTTGAGTGGGGGCACTAATCCACACCCTGCTGACCTCACAGTGTTGTTGCAGGACTCAAACGAGATGCTGTGTGGGAAACACTTTGTTAACTAGAAATCTACATGCTCCATGCTAATATCATATTTTAAGAGTGTGCTAATGATGTTGCTGATCATAAAAGTTGAGGATAGTTTTGTCTTTAAGTTCAAAAAAATCTGGACCCCTAAAACTGGAAGTAAAAC
This DNA window, taken from Equus przewalskii isolate Varuska chromosome X, EquPr2, whole genome shotgun sequence, encodes the following:
- the LOC139080952 gene encoding olfactory receptor 10A4-like, with amino-acid sequence MVSREEENMTQVSEFILLGLGDLHGLQFLLFGVFLVIYVMTLISNIVILTVVSTDHSLHTPMYFFLGHFSCLEISYTTTIEPTMLRTLLSAHVPISFPGCACQFYFFAALVATECFFLAVMSYDRYIAICNPLHYSTIMDHCGCLQLAGASWVAGFVAPILLMVFIFRLTFCAANEIDHFFCDLKPIMKLACTDTQVAEIISFICTSLFALGPFLLNLASYTCIISTILRIPSITGKQRAFSTCSSHLTVVCLYYGTLGIVYGFPSGPQDEDLLKLLSLLYTVLTPALNPIIYTLRNKDIKVALRKLVR